In the genome of Cellvibrio sp. KY-YJ-3, one region contains:
- a CDS encoding tetratricopeptide repeat protein: MKRLLGLIIIAGMQLQGCSYVGLGDDGRGKTLADLPEAKLPDSKAKVAVLDVARIEQSYQRALSVADDPKLRQQILVRLADLEMARSEKAQLDATDMRRFYDKPVAMYSELLKLQSEGAQPVNGIAADQLRYKLAKALSLDGRNDEAAQVLDQLANNNPDSGFMAETQFRRAEKSFADGDYAAAERNYAAVVNGSNPELKQNALYMRGWAQFKRSDYDLALLSFAQVLDQLLGSAANPEQVDAVLGDIGASKANLVKDTLRVMGLSLSYLEGAKSIVSLQTELGGRRPYEYLLYQQLGQLYLEQKRFTDSAETYQHFVQHNPDSDFAPSFSIKVIDVYQEGDFPSLILPAKQDFVERYGISSFYWTSRKGVIGNNSLAYLHQSLQELAQFEHAQAQALKPKNNSDAMRAFARAAKWYREFVQTFAKDAQVAEMTFLLAECLNEAGDLPAAMEAYEQVAYGYMDKLRGADAGYAAILLPQQLIQSARSLPDNRQEEWQRRKIQNALNFADVYKTDPRAVVVLAEAANDLLQQNSYEDAKLIAERVIQWQPAAEGSLLFSSWLILGHSRFETKEYAAAEQAYMQVLNLLPAYGKKPGAPSVQQVQERIAASIYQQAEASLTFGDKDSAIAQLMRITQLTPNTEIAAKAQYDAGVYLIEQEKWAQAENVYLGFRKKYPSHSLTATLPAKMVLIYQNQNKWQQAADELVVMERTSTDPDVKRQSLYMGAELYEKSGKRAQAIEQYRRYATEYPRPLANNLEAQFKLTELYRASGERDKRNYWLQNIINSHQRAGSAKTDRSTYLAASAQAELAQPAYDEFSRIQLTLPLKNSLQRKRAALEKALKAQEQVLGYGVAEFTTEASFKIGEIYAQLSRDLMASQRPKELDELALEQYEILLEEQAYPFEEKAIEIHQANAQRSWKGTYDNGVKRSFDALAKLLPARYNKSETRVEVSNDIH, encoded by the coding sequence ATGAAGCGACTGCTTGGATTAATAATTATCGCTGGCATGCAACTGCAGGGTTGTAGCTACGTTGGCTTGGGCGATGATGGGCGCGGTAAAACCCTGGCCGATTTACCGGAAGCAAAATTGCCTGATAGCAAAGCAAAAGTTGCAGTATTGGATGTGGCGCGTATTGAACAAAGTTATCAACGCGCGCTGTCAGTTGCCGATGACCCCAAACTGCGACAGCAAATTTTGGTGCGCCTGGCTGATTTGGAAATGGCGCGCAGTGAAAAGGCTCAGCTCGATGCTACCGACATGCGCCGCTTTTACGACAAGCCGGTCGCTATGTACAGCGAGCTACTTAAATTGCAAAGTGAAGGCGCGCAACCGGTTAATGGTATTGCCGCTGATCAATTGCGTTACAAGCTTGCCAAAGCCTTATCGTTGGATGGTCGTAATGACGAAGCGGCGCAAGTGCTTGATCAACTGGCTAATAACAATCCCGATTCCGGTTTTATGGCAGAAACTCAATTTCGGCGCGCGGAAAAATCGTTTGCCGATGGCGACTATGCCGCGGCTGAACGCAATTATGCGGCGGTGGTGAATGGTAGCAACCCCGAGCTAAAACAAAATGCACTTTATATGCGCGGTTGGGCGCAATTTAAACGCAGCGATTACGATCTGGCGCTCTTGTCATTTGCGCAGGTATTGGATCAACTATTGGGCAGCGCTGCCAACCCGGAACAAGTGGACGCAGTGCTTGGGGACATTGGTGCTTCCAAAGCGAATTTGGTGAAAGATACTTTACGCGTGATGGGGTTATCGCTGTCGTATCTTGAAGGTGCAAAATCCATCGTTAGTTTGCAAACTGAATTAGGTGGTCGCCGTCCCTATGAATATTTGTTGTACCAACAATTAGGTCAGTTATATCTCGAACAAAAACGTTTTACCGACAGTGCCGAAACCTATCAGCATTTTGTGCAACACAATCCCGATTCCGATTTTGCCCCCAGCTTTAGTATTAAAGTGATTGATGTTTATCAGGAAGGCGATTTCCCCAGTTTAATCCTGCCCGCAAAACAGGATTTTGTAGAACGGTATGGCATCAGCAGTTTTTATTGGACTAGCCGCAAAGGTGTGATAGGCAATAATTCACTTGCCTATTTGCATCAATCATTACAGGAATTGGCGCAGTTTGAACACGCGCAAGCACAAGCCTTAAAACCCAAAAATAATAGCGACGCCATGCGCGCGTTTGCGCGTGCGGCAAAATGGTATCGCGAGTTTGTGCAAACCTTTGCCAAGGATGCACAAGTAGCAGAGATGACGTTTTTACTCGCCGAATGTTTAAATGAAGCGGGCGATTTGCCGGCAGCGATGGAAGCTTATGAGCAGGTTGCCTACGGTTATATGGATAAACTGCGCGGCGCCGATGCCGGTTATGCAGCGATTTTATTGCCGCAACAATTAATTCAATCGGCGCGCAGTTTGCCGGATAACCGTCAGGAAGAATGGCAGCGTCGCAAAATTCAAAATGCATTAAATTTTGCCGATGTGTACAAAACTGATCCACGCGCAGTCGTCGTCTTGGCGGAAGCCGCCAATGATTTGTTGCAACAGAATAGTTATGAAGACGCCAAACTGATTGCCGAGCGCGTAATCCAGTGGCAGCCGGCAGCTGAGGGTTCGCTGCTGTTTTCAAGCTGGCTGATTCTCGGCCACAGCCGTTTTGAAACCAAAGAATATGCCGCCGCTGAACAGGCCTACATGCAAGTGTTAAACCTCTTGCCTGCCTACGGTAAAAAACCGGGCGCACCCAGTGTGCAACAAGTGCAAGAGCGCATTGCCGCAAGTATTTATCAGCAAGCTGAAGCCAGCTTGACCTTTGGCGATAAAGATTCTGCCATCGCACAATTAATGCGCATCACCCAACTCACACCCAATACCGAGATTGCAGCCAAAGCGCAGTACGATGCTGGTGTGTATTTAATTGAGCAGGAAAAATGGGCGCAGGCTGAAAATGTTTATTTGGGCTTCCGCAAAAAATATCCCAGTCATTCGCTAACCGCTACCTTACCTGCCAAGATGGTGCTGATTTATCAAAATCAAAATAAATGGCAACAAGCAGCGGATGAATTGGTGGTCATGGAGCGCACCAGCACCGATCCGGATGTTAAACGCCAGTCGCTCTATATGGGGGCCGAGCTGTATGAAAAATCCGGCAAGCGCGCGCAGGCGATTGAACAGTACCGTCGTTATGCAACCGAATACCCGCGCCCCTTGGCGAACAATTTAGAAGCGCAATTTAAATTGACCGAGTTGTATCGCGCCTCGGGTGAACGCGATAAACGTAATTATTGGCTGCAAAATATTATTAATAGCCATCAGCGTGCCGGCAGTGCCAAAACCGATCGCTCCACGTATCTGGCGGCCAGTGCACAAGCAGAATTAGCGCAGCCAGCTTACGATGAATTCTCGCGTATCCAACTCACCTTGCCACTTAAAAACAGTTTGCAGCGCAAACGCGCGGCCTTGGAAAAAGCACTCAAAGCGCAGGAACAAGTGCTGGGTTATGGCGTGGCTGAATTCACTACTGAGGCCAGTTTTAAAATCGGTGAAATTTATGCGCAGCTCAGCCGCGATTTAATGGCCTCACAGCGCCCCAAAGAATTGGATGAATTGGCCTTGGAACAATACGAAATTTTGCTGGAAGAGCAGGCTTATCCCTTCGAAGAGAAAGCGATTGAAATTCATCAAGCCAATGCGCAGCGCAGTTGGAAAGGCACTTATGACAATGGTGTTAAACGCAGTTTTGATGCGCTCGCTAAACTGTTGCCCGCACGCTACAACAAAAGTGAAACCCGCGTGGAGGTGAGTAATGATATTCACTAA
- a CDS encoding AraC family transcriptional regulator, which yields MFHLLRHRLAMAGLFLLMAIWGQLVAGNAWAQSAAPATAGQVESLKESVLTLNRDLLILEEELLYPASTQIAVYVSMDLGQYFALDAIKLEINNQLVASELYTDKQTNALFRGGVQRLYIGNLKSGEHEISAFFTGRGPQQDYKRGAKITINKNQEPVVLELKIVDSTAQLQPEFSIKQWQM from the coding sequence ATGTTTCACCTCTTGCGCCACAGGCTTGCTATGGCTGGGTTATTTTTATTGATGGCAATTTGGGGGCAGTTAGTCGCGGGTAATGCCTGGGCGCAATCAGCAGCGCCAGCAACGGCAGGGCAGGTTGAATCGCTGAAAGAATCGGTGCTGACGCTAAACCGCGATTTACTTATTCTCGAAGAGGAATTGCTCTACCCGGCCAGCACCCAAATTGCGGTGTATGTCTCCATGGATCTGGGCCAGTATTTCGCCTTGGATGCCATCAAACTTGAAATCAACAATCAGTTAGTGGCAAGTGAGCTCTACACCGACAAACAAACCAACGCGCTGTTTCGCGGCGGGGTGCAGCGGTTGTATATCGGTAATTTAAAAAGCGGCGAACACGAAATCAGCGCGTTTTTTACCGGCCGTGGTCCGCAGCAGGATTACAAACGCGGCGCCAAGATCACGATCAATAAAAATCAGGAGCCGGTGGTGTTGGAATTAAAAATTGTCGACTCCACTGCACAGTTGCAACCTGAATTTTCAATCAAACAATGGCAGATGTAA
- a CDS encoding FAD:protein FMN transferase: MRFLCIPLLLLLASSVQAKWHSDAQDVMGTRVSLTFWLEDDAKAAIALAAVMAEMHRIDQHFSPYIASSELSRANQQAVLATADKPLVISPELTRLIDKSLYYSRLTDGAFDITFASLARYYDYRKKLTPSEAQRAALLPAINYRLIHLDKQQRTLWFEHPQLYIDLGGIAKGYAVDRGIAILRSHGVMHASLSAGGDSRVLGDKRGRPWLVGIKNPRADAVAISLPLDNVAVSTSGDYERYFIADSGERVHHIINPRTGKSTSGVNSVTIIGPQGFDTDPLSTSVFVMGPEKGLALINKLPGFDAVIITSQGKVLYSQGLENPQ; the protein is encoded by the coding sequence ATGCGTTTCCTCTGTATTCCACTGCTGCTGCTCTTGGCTTCAAGTGTCCAGGCCAAATGGCACAGCGATGCACAGGATGTCATGGGTACCCGTGTCAGCCTCACATTCTGGCTGGAGGATGACGCCAAAGCCGCAATTGCGTTGGCGGCGGTAATGGCGGAAATGCACCGCATCGACCAGCATTTTAGCCCCTACATAGCATCGAGCGAGTTATCGCGCGCCAATCAGCAGGCGGTACTGGCCACAGCGGATAAACCCTTGGTAATTTCGCCAGAGCTGACCCGTCTGATTGATAAATCCCTCTATTACAGCCGTCTCACCGACGGCGCGTTTGATATCACCTTCGCCTCCCTGGCGCGCTATTACGATTACCGCAAAAAGCTTACGCCGAGCGAGGCACAACGTGCTGCACTCTTACCGGCAATTAACTATCGCTTGATTCATCTGGATAAACAGCAGCGCACGCTCTGGTTTGAACATCCGCAGTTGTACATAGACTTGGGCGGCATCGCCAAAGGTTATGCGGTGGATCGCGGAATCGCTATTTTGCGCAGCCACGGGGTTATGCACGCCAGCCTCAGCGCTGGTGGCGACAGCCGGGTACTGGGAGACAAACGTGGCCGCCCCTGGTTGGTTGGCATTAAAAATCCGCGCGCCGATGCAGTCGCGATCAGCCTGCCGCTCGACAATGTGGCGGTGTCCACCTCGGGCGATTACGAGCGCTACTTTATCGCCGACAGCGGCGAGCGCGTCCATCACATTATTAACCCGCGCACCGGTAAATCCACCTCGGGCGTCAACAGCGTGACCATTATCGGCCCACAGGGGTTTGATACCGATCCGCTCTCCACCAGTGTGTTTGTGATGGGGCCGGAAAAAGGCTTGGCATTGATCAATAAATTGCCCGGTTTTGATGCGGTAATTATCACCAGTCAGGGCAAAGTGCTGTACAGCCAAGGGCTGGAAAATCCCCAATAA
- a CDS encoding type II secretion system protein N — MSRITALLLSRKKLWIPLGVTLFLVFAIANIPAIWGGYFLTRGTGLALSGVTGTLWDGRASLASLRTPTREYSLGQLSWKLQPLSLLLLSPCAKVTTRLPQQEFDGEICATASGTLQLRNADILVPAALVQTYLPIPIQGQFSSHIDQLQLRGNVLQALKGKLTWNGARVNTGSNWLDIGSYAAELSDNGNNGIKAQFFQLAGPMDVNLAVELTAPSGGRINGEVAAPKAFFESANAIDMLAMFAQEDRVDEQGKTHYRVDLNL, encoded by the coding sequence ATGAGCCGTATAACTGCACTGCTGCTGTCGCGTAAAAAACTGTGGATTCCCCTGGGGGTTACGCTTTTTCTGGTCTTTGCGATTGCCAATATTCCGGCCATCTGGGGTGGCTATTTCCTCACCCGTGGTACCGGTTTGGCGCTCAGTGGTGTGACGGGCACCCTGTGGGATGGACGCGCCAGCCTCGCCAGCCTGCGCACACCTACAAGGGAGTATTCGCTTGGACAGTTGAGCTGGAAATTACAGCCCCTGTCGCTGTTGCTGTTATCGCCCTGCGCCAAGGTGACTACCCGCTTGCCGCAACAAGAGTTTGATGGCGAAATTTGTGCGACCGCGAGCGGCACCTTGCAGCTGCGCAATGCGGACATCTTGGTGCCAGCGGCACTGGTACAAACCTACTTGCCCATTCCGATTCAGGGTCAGTTTTCCTCCCATATCGATCAACTGCAATTGCGTGGCAACGTATTGCAAGCACTCAAGGGCAAGCTGACCTGGAATGGCGCCCGGGTGAATACAGGCTCTAATTGGTTGGATATTGGGAGTTACGCGGCTGAGTTGTCCGACAATGGCAACAACGGTATCAAAGCCCAATTTTTCCAACTGGCCGGGCCGATGGATGTGAATTTGGCTGTCGAGCTAACAGCGCCCAGTGGTGGGCGGATCAATGGTGAAGTGGCCGCGCCCAAGGCCTTTTTTGAGTCGGCCAATGCAATCGATATGCTCGCCATGTTTGCACAGGAAGACCGGGTTGATGAACAGGGTAAAACCCATTATCGCGTTGATCTGAACCTCTGA
- the gspM gene encoding type II secretion system protein GspM: MNQIFTLLNKYNRREQMMLLACALAVAVYLLWLVVLTPIQNKRDQLLAANTASTQALGKVQIMAAQIQQMRSQGNTASSANISGVIDSSLRANGLSMSGFNPGANGEVRVRLERAPYDALMQWLYEMEFKQGISVSELSIAATNDVGQVTVNLRLQKL; encoded by the coding sequence ATGAACCAGATATTTACCCTGCTCAATAAATACAACCGCCGCGAGCAAATGATGCTGCTGGCCTGTGCGTTGGCGGTAGCTGTCTATCTGCTGTGGCTGGTAGTGCTGACACCCATCCAGAACAAGCGCGATCAACTGCTGGCGGCTAATACAGCCTCTACCCAGGCCTTGGGTAAGGTGCAAATCATGGCGGCGCAAATCCAGCAAATGCGCAGTCAGGGCAATACTGCGAGCTCGGCCAATATCAGTGGGGTGATAGATTCATCGCTGCGCGCCAACGGCCTGAGCATGAGCGGTTTCAACCCCGGTGCCAATGGTGAAGTGCGGGTGCGGCTGGAGCGTGCACCCTATGACGCGCTGATGCAATGGCTGTATGAAATGGAGTTTAAGCAGGGGATTAGCGTGAGTGAACTATCTATTGCCGCAACTAATGATGTCGGTCAGGTCACTGTCAATCTGCGCCTGCAAAAACTTTGA
- the gspL gene encoding type II secretion system protein GspL: protein MSMQLVLSVNTSDDGKSLADSFRWCWLAADGTPANDSVASGDREALRAAVSSQVVSPLSTWVILPGSRVNTRQLEYSDKEKKHLRNLLPFQLEDSVVGDVEDLHFALGTPADGKVVVAYADKTWLQAAFAELAALGIEVTRCWSAPLTQPLALDAITQPGNHWTLGLFEGQLHLRYLPTMGFSVAYAQGRLALQMLLADQVRGEQLPALHLRAASEQDLAALVEMIPAGLHEQIASQSLADPWALDFSNSSIDLCQGDFSQRLPIERWWKLWRSIAIFAGVCVAVYLGTLLYEIHKLGAENLKIRQQIEAAARIAIPQGRVVDAEKQLATILRQSQPVGQSTSVMALLAVALPQIAEAPTVTIKGISYAGDTGELNINIQADTFGAFETLSQKIRDQGLNAEVLSANAQGNVQSARLKVSKNP, encoded by the coding sequence ATGTCCATGCAATTGGTGCTCTCCGTAAATACTTCCGACGACGGCAAAAGCCTCGCGGATAGCTTTCGTTGGTGTTGGCTTGCGGCCGACGGTACGCCAGCGAATGATTCTGTGGCCAGTGGCGATCGCGAGGCGCTGCGTGCAGCGGTTAGCAGTCAGGTAGTAAGCCCGCTCAGTACCTGGGTGATATTGCCCGGTAGTCGCGTCAATACCCGCCAACTTGAATACAGCGATAAAGAAAAGAAACATCTGCGCAACCTCCTGCCGTTCCAACTGGAGGATTCGGTGGTGGGCGATGTGGAAGACTTGCACTTTGCGCTGGGCACACCTGCCGATGGCAAAGTGGTTGTCGCCTATGCCGATAAAACCTGGCTGCAAGCGGCCTTTGCCGAACTGGCGGCGCTGGGGATTGAAGTTACCCGTTGCTGGAGTGCACCGCTAACCCAACCGCTGGCATTGGATGCAATCACCCAGCCCGGCAATCATTGGACTTTGGGGTTGTTTGAAGGCCAGCTGCATTTACGCTACCTGCCGACCATGGGTTTTAGTGTCGCCTATGCCCAGGGCCGCCTTGCATTACAGATGTTGCTTGCCGATCAGGTGCGCGGTGAGCAATTACCTGCGCTGCACTTGCGCGCGGCCAGTGAGCAGGATCTGGCCGCATTGGTGGAGATGATTCCCGCCGGTTTGCATGAGCAAATTGCCAGCCAAAGCCTTGCGGACCCCTGGGCATTGGATTTTAGCAATAGCTCTATCGACCTCTGCCAAGGGGATTTCTCCCAGCGTTTGCCCATTGAGCGCTGGTGGAAGTTGTGGCGCTCTATCGCTATTTTTGCCGGTGTTTGTGTGGCGGTTTACTTGGGCACCCTGCTGTATGAAATCCATAAATTGGGCGCCGAGAATTTGAAAATTCGTCAGCAAATCGAAGCTGCCGCGCGCATCGCTATTCCGCAAGGTCGGGTAGTGGATGCGGAAAAACAGTTGGCGACTATTTTGCGTCAAAGCCAGCCAGTGGGGCAGTCAACCAGTGTGATGGCGCTACTTGCGGTAGCTCTGCCGCAAATCGCCGAGGCTCCCACCGTCACTATCAAAGGGATTTCCTATGCGGGTGATACGGGTGAATTGAACATCAATATTCAGGCCGATACTTTTGGGGCCTTTGAAACCTTGAGCCAAAAAATTCGCGACCAGGGGCTTAATGCCGAAGTATTGAGTGCCAATGCCCAAGGCAATGTGCAATCGGCACGCCTCAAAGTCAGTAAAAATCCCTAG
- the gspK gene encoding type II secretion system minor pseudopilin GspK — translation MCVSLPCQNNNRAAWRTLIGMRRTLVDGQRGTVLVLVLLIVALVAALSVKFAAQYQLGLARAESRWHGAQARAFLEGTEEVAKLMFSVADNDPNIDFLGEDWNAQVPIEDDGVSGVAQLVDASAQFNLNDLLTPLVADKPIGDAERYSEPQRRFIRLLQTFPDLPLNQNEAEYLLEAVLDWIDGDDIEAGMGGAESNYYQGLKNGYLPANAPFKSVDELRLVRGFNELPQLVMRLQPFITALPGDKVGMNVNTIEAISPFGDGINNLLLTLNDANNLEPLNPSEAEQFIADRPETGFAEPGVISESWSKLFSGRNLVLDGLTVKTDYFWLNATVQLVDQRRSMRTLMQRGENNSLKAIQRDDVFELPSSVRNERDKNSDKTELVD, via the coding sequence GTGTGCGTCTCTTTGCCCTGCCAGAACAATAATCGCGCCGCGTGGCGCACGTTGATTGGTATGCGGCGCACTCTTGTTGATGGGCAGCGCGGCACCGTGTTGGTGCTGGTATTGTTGATTGTGGCGCTGGTGGCGGCGCTGAGTGTGAAATTTGCTGCCCAATACCAACTGGGTTTGGCGCGTGCCGAATCGCGTTGGCATGGTGCCCAGGCGCGGGCCTTTTTGGAGGGGACGGAAGAGGTCGCCAAGCTGATGTTCAGTGTCGCCGATAACGACCCCAATATTGATTTTCTCGGCGAAGACTGGAACGCTCAAGTACCGATTGAAGACGATGGGGTGAGTGGGGTTGCGCAGCTGGTGGATGCGAGCGCACAGTTCAATTTAAATGATTTGCTGACGCCGCTGGTGGCGGACAAGCCCATCGGCGATGCCGAGCGCTACTCGGAACCGCAGCGCCGTTTTATCCGCTTGTTGCAGACTTTTCCCGATCTGCCACTCAATCAGAATGAAGCCGAGTACCTGCTCGAAGCGGTGCTGGATTGGATTGATGGCGACGACATCGAAGCGGGCATGGGCGGTGCCGAGTCCAATTATTATCAAGGGTTGAAAAACGGTTATCTGCCTGCCAATGCACCCTTTAAGTCGGTCGATGAGTTGCGGCTGGTGCGCGGTTTTAACGAACTGCCGCAGCTGGTTATGCGTTTGCAGCCGTTTATCACCGCCCTGCCGGGTGACAAGGTGGGCATGAATGTGAACACCATCGAGGCGATCAGCCCGTTTGGGGATGGCATCAACAACTTGTTGTTGACGCTTAATGACGCCAATAATTTGGAGCCATTGAACCCCTCAGAGGCGGAGCAATTTATTGCTGATCGCCCCGAAACCGGTTTTGCCGAGCCTGGGGTTATCAGTGAAAGCTGGAGCAAGTTGTTTTCCGGTCGCAACCTGGTACTGGATGGGCTGACGGTAAAAACCGATTACTTTTGGCTCAATGCAACGGTGCAGTTGGTGGATCAGCGCCGCAGTATGCGCACCCTCATGCAGCGCGGTGAAAATAATAGCCTTAAGGCCATCCAGCGCGATGATGTGTTTGAGTTGCCCAGCTCGGTGCGCAATGAGCGGGACAAAAACAGTGACAAGACCGAGTTGGTCGATTAA
- the gspJ gene encoding type II secretion system minor pseudopilin GspJ, with amino-acid sequence MILKLCSKHRPLAQRGFTLLEVMIALVISALIAVMAFQSLDAADKGAQRTNEVLDEINRLDRAWQIIAADLRHVQMPLANDQNALFQGESLRSSGENADQPVLFFKRRGWVNFANLPRSDLQLISYRVVEGKLWRDFMPEYNRALADIEMEDDAFHQLLLNDVDDLQLRFLHQGIITSKGKSALEGREYADDWLQQWPDSSLQNAGGLPLAVEITIDIKGVGPSVRLFALPEQ; translated from the coding sequence GTGATCCTGAAATTGTGCAGTAAACATCGCCCTTTGGCGCAGCGCGGTTTTACCCTGCTCGAAGTGATGATCGCACTGGTTATTTCGGCGCTGATTGCGGTAATGGCGTTTCAGTCGCTGGATGCGGCGGATAAAGGTGCCCAGCGCACCAATGAAGTATTGGATGAAATTAATCGTCTCGATCGCGCTTGGCAGATTATTGCTGCCGATTTGCGCCATGTGCAAATGCCGCTGGCCAATGATCAAAATGCGCTGTTTCAAGGCGAGAGCCTGCGCTCCTCCGGTGAAAATGCCGATCAGCCAGTGCTGTTTTTCAAGCGGCGCGGTTGGGTCAATTTTGCCAACTTGCCGCGCAGCGATTTACAGCTAATCAGTTACCGTGTGGTGGAGGGCAAGTTGTGGCGCGATTTTATGCCCGAATACAACCGCGCATTGGCAGATATCGAGATGGAAGACGATGCCTTTCATCAGTTGTTGCTGAATGACGTCGATGATCTGCAGCTGCGTTTTTTGCATCAGGGGATCATCACCTCCAAGGGCAAAAGTGCGCTCGAAGGGCGCGAATATGCGGACGATTGGCTACAGCAGTGGCCAGATAGCAGTTTACAAAATGCCGGCGGCTTGCCGTTGGCGGTAGAAATTACTATCGATATCAAAGGAGTAGGGCCCAGTGTGCGTCTCTTTGCCCTGCCAGAACAATAA
- the gspI gene encoding type II secretion system minor pseudopilin GspI, protein MKSSVTRIFRTRQERGFTLLEAMIALMIVAMALPALITLVMTQLDGSAAIRDKTYAYWVAENELARVRLLQQQKAKKALASYQLPEKDSGVVDLAGLRWQWQLTTLALDTLPVQGFKRVEIAVRLMGPADGVSLGSAMVDQDQPALARLTGYISDPEIVQ, encoded by the coding sequence ATGAAATCTTCTGTTACGCGTATTTTTCGCACTCGTCAGGAGCGCGGGTTTACCCTGCTGGAGGCGATGATTGCGCTGATGATTGTGGCTATGGCGCTGCCTGCATTAATCACGCTGGTGATGACCCAGTTGGATGGCTCCGCCGCGATCCGCGATAAAACCTACGCCTATTGGGTGGCAGAAAATGAACTTGCCCGCGTGCGCCTGCTGCAACAGCAAAAAGCGAAAAAGGCACTAGCGAGTTACCAATTGCCCGAAAAAGATTCCGGTGTGGTTGATTTGGCTGGCCTGCGCTGGCAATGGCAGTTAACCACCCTCGCGCTGGATACCTTGCCCGTGCAGGGCTTTAAACGGGTTGAAATTGCGGTGCGTTTGATGGGGCCTGCCGATGGTGTTTCGCTCGGTTCTGCCATGGTGGATCAGGATCAACCAGCGCTGGCGCGCTTGACGGGGTATATCAGTGATCCTGAAATTGTGCAGTAA
- a CDS encoding prepilin-type N-terminal cleavage/methylation domain-containing protein, which produces MSRHEQGFTLIEIIFVVFIIGMAVSVISISVGGNALAERSKKEAETFLLQAGYVAEQSVLKGETHGLFVELRAPQDIDALAQWCYQWQRVRDSQWQAVPELSQHCLDEGLVLEFYIDEELWEYDPELEYQEPVLGFFPSGDASGVVEISLFVDQLQGDGDEETQRFELDISGELRWINEEKRLEEESRGR; this is translated from the coding sequence GTGAGCCGCCACGAGCAGGGTTTTACCCTTATCGAAATTATTTTTGTCGTCTTTATTATCGGCATGGCGGTAAGTGTGATTTCTATATCCGTGGGCGGGAATGCGCTAGCCGAGCGCAGTAAAAAAGAGGCGGAAACGTTTTTGCTGCAGGCCGGTTATGTCGCTGAGCAATCAGTGCTCAAAGGCGAAACTCACGGCCTGTTTGTAGAGCTGCGCGCCCCACAGGATATTGATGCCCTGGCGCAGTGGTGTTATCAGTGGCAGCGGGTGCGCGACAGTCAGTGGCAGGCCGTACCTGAGTTGTCCCAGCACTGTCTTGATGAAGGTTTGGTGCTCGAGTTTTATATCGATGAAGAGCTGTGGGAATACGACCCCGAGCTTGAATACCAGGAACCGGTACTGGGTTTTTTTCCCAGTGGCGACGCCTCTGGTGTGGTTGAAATCAGTTTGTTTGTCGATCAACTGCAAGGCGATGGCGACGAAGAAACCCAGCGTTTTGAACTGGATATCAGCGGTGAATTGCGCTGGATCAATGAAGAAAAACGCCTGGAAGAGGAGTCTCGTGGGCGATGA
- the gspG gene encoding type II secretion system major pseudopilin GspG codes for MNKVMQPMAMKNRMRQAGFTLVEIMVVVIIIGLLAGIVVPNVMDNLDKANVQKARADFSSLQTALKLYRIDNFNFPTTEQGLEALVTKTSIAPVPRNFKSSGYIDSLSKDPWGNDYQYMSPADGREYDIYSLGADGVTGGEGQNADISVWDEQ; via the coding sequence ATGAATAAAGTAATGCAACCAATGGCCATGAAAAACCGGATGCGCCAAGCGGGTTTTACGCTGGTGGAAATCATGGTGGTGGTAATTATTATCGGCTTGCTAGCCGGTATTGTGGTACCCAACGTGATGGACAACCTGGATAAGGCCAACGTACAGAAAGCCCGCGCCGATTTTAGTTCGCTGCAGACCGCGCTCAAGCTCTACCGCATCGACAACTTTAACTTCCCGACCACCGAGCAAGGGTTGGAAGCGCTGGTCACCAAGACGTCTATCGCCCCGGTGCCGCGCAACTTTAAGTCCAGTGGATATATCGATTCGCTGTCAAAAGACCCTTGGGGCAATGACTACCAATACATGAGCCCGGCAGATGGTCGCGAATACGACATTTATAGCTTGGGCGCAGACGGCGTGACGGGTGGTGAAGGCCAAAATGCCGACATTAGTGTATGGGATGAGCAGTAA